A single window of Vigna unguiculata cultivar IT97K-499-35 chromosome 1, ASM411807v1, whole genome shotgun sequence DNA harbors:
- the LOC114178619 gene encoding protein DETOXIFICATION 21-like has translation MEGEQEQRLLIKDQTSEEESSLVTRVWNESKLMWIVAGPAIFTRFSTFGINVISQAFVGHIGPRELAAFALVFTVLIRFANGILLGMASALSTLCGQAFGAKEYSMMGVYLQRSWIVLFSTAVCLLPLFFFTDPILRLLGQDGNIAQVAETISLWSIPILFAFIVSFTTQMFLQAQSKNVIIAFLAAISIAIHVLLSWLFTIQFKFGIAGAMISTIVAFWVTNIGQLIFITCGWCPDTWSGFSFLAFKDLWPVVKLSLSSGVMLCLELWYSTILVLLTGNFKNAEVQIDALSICLNIAGWEMMISLGFMAAASVRVANELGKGSSKAAKFSILVSVLTSLVIGFVLFLFFLFLREKLAYVFTTSEEVADAVGDLSPLLAVAILLNSVQPVLSGVAIGAGWQSIVAYVNIGCYYVIGIPVGLVLGKVLHLEVKGIWIGMLFGTFIQTVVLTIITYKTNWDDQVIKARNRVSKWSKVNTDHERITSNN, from the exons ATGGAGGGAGAACAAGAGCAAAGGTTGCTGATCAAAGACCAAACATCAGAAGAGGAATCGTCGTTGGTTACGAGGGTGTGGAATGAGAGCAAGTTGATGTGGATAGTTGCAGGACCAGCCATATTCACTAGGTTCTCCACCTTCGGTATCAATGTTATAAGCCAAGCTTTTGTTGGTCATATTGGCCCAAGAGAACTCGCTGCTTTTGCTCTTGTTTTCACTGTTCTCATACGCTTTGCCAATGGTATTCTG TTGGGAATGGCGAGTGCATTGTCAACACTTTGTGGACAAGCATTTGGGGCAAAAGAATATAGCATGATGGGAGTGTATCTTCAAAGATCATGGATAGTTTTGTTCTCAACTGCAGTTTGTCTTCTTCCGTTGTTCTTCTTCACAGACCCAATTTTGAGGCTCCTGGGCCAAGATGGGAACATAGCCCAAGTGGCGGAAACCATCTCTCTTTGGTCAATTCCTATCTTATTTGCTTTTATTGTTTCCTTCACCACCCAAATGTTTCTGCAAGCTCAAAGCAAGAATGTGATTATTGCATTCTTGGCAGCTATTTCAATAGCTATTCATGTGTTACTGTCTTGGCTATTCACAATACAATTTAAGTTTGGGATTGCTGGTGCAATGATTTCAACAATTGTTGCATTTTGGGTTACTAATATTGGGCAACTAATATTTATTACCTGTGGCTGGTGCCCTGATACATGGAGTGGCTTCTCCTTTTTAGCATTTAAAGATCTTTGGCCAGTTGTCAAGCTTTCCCTTTCATCTGGGGTCATGTTATG TCTTGAGCTGTGGTACAGCACAATATTGGTTCTTCTCACTGGCAACTTTAAAAATGCAGAGGTCCAAATTGATGCTCTATCTATATG CCTCAATATTGCTGGATGGGAAATGATGATATCACTTGGTTTCATGGCCGCTGCAAG TGTTCGAGTGGCAAACGAGCTTGGAAAAGGAAGCTCCAAAGCTGCAAAATTCTCTATACTTGTGTCGGTGCTTACATCCTTAGTCATTGGATTCGTtctcttcttattcttcttatttttaaggGAAAAACTTGCCTACGTATTTACCACAAGTGAAGAGGTGGCCGATGCTGTTGGGGACTTGTCACCTTTGTTGGCAGTCGCCATTCTTCTCAACAGTGTCCAACCGGTACTCTCAG GTGTTGCAATTGGAGCAGGGTGGCAAAGCATTGTAGCATATGTGAATATAGGGTGTTATTATGTGATAGGTATTCCTGTTGGACTGGTGCTTGGTAAAGTTCTCCATTTGGAAGTCAAG GGTATTTGGATTGGGATGTTGTTTGGAACATTTATTCAAACTGTAGTCCTAACTATAATCACCTACAAAACTAATTGGGACGACCAG GTAATTAAAGCGCGTAATCGAGTTAGCAAGTGGTCGAAGGTGAATACTGATCATGAAAGAATTACATCAAACAATTAG